The nucleotide window TAATTTGGAGGGCCgatgggaagaagaagaggcaGAAACATCAACACCAACATCATGTGTAATATCAGATGCTCCTCTAACAAACAAGGAATCAACAACCTTCCAGCTGCTCTTACAGAGATATATATACTCCACATTTGGATACAGAGGTATGGAAGTTAGATTAGGACAACAAATGATGGACAAGTTagaaagagagggaaaagaAGGCAAGGACAGATTTTCCgttgatgatgaagaagaagcactGTTATGAGTGTGCGCCCTCCACCATCCCTTCAGAACAGGGCAATGATGGATTACGAGGGACTCCAGGGAGggaaagaatgagatcctcatCATCTCATCACTCATACTATTACTGCTCTCATTCTCTGATAGTAATATGTACTCCAACTTATCCAaccattcaagatcaagtttcTTAAGGAAGGGCAAATGATCCAAGGGTGGAAGATGTTGGCATCTACAGCTAACCAATATGAGATTAACAATatttatgagagaagaaaaccaACTCGCAAACCTCACACCACGATAGTAACACACTGTTAACTGCTTTAGATTAGAATGGGGTTGCAATACTTCCATTGACTTTATAATATCCTCCTCATCAACTGCGTTTGCATCTTCTCCACCTTTCCACAATAAATTCAACTCATGGAGATGCTGTTTGTCCTTGAGAGGTGTACCAACATTTGATTCTGACACCACATGATGACTCAACTTATCAATTTCTAACTCTCCCCTTAATTCGTTAAGGGTCCCCAGCTCAGCAAGACCAGCACTACCGCCCCTCCCCAAACAATTGCTTTCCCTCGAAACAAATCTATTCAATGTACGAACACCTTTCAATTCACCAATTCCACGTGGCATTCCACTCAATCCCAAACAGTGTTTCAAGATGAGATGCCTTAAGttgatcatttttttaatgtttctgGGCAATTCCTCGAGACTCTGACACCAAGTGAGATCTAGTGTTTCCAAATTCGAAAGTCCAACTATCCAATCTGGAATTCTCTTGATGGGATTACCACTAAGATCAAAATATCTcaaatgtttcatttttttaagaCACTTAGGCACTCTTTTAATTCTTAATCTATTAAGACTCAACATACGCAATGacttaaaatttgaaataattgtAGCAAAAGATGAATCATGTAATCGCCAATTAATACCACTAAAACTCCCTtggcaaagaaaaagaaaagtacgTATCTTGCATGCTTTTAGCAAGGAAGTTGGCACTTCCCAATTTGACAATTCAATATCAAAATTCAAAGATACATGAcgaagtttttcatgaaaattcttTTGGTTTGGTTCAACTACGACGCTTTTAACCCCCGACACTAAGATTGCAAGTTCATTCATGAGATCGTGCATTTTACAACTTATACCAAacatatcttttttttcttcttgaaaaaATGATCTGCACAGCAATTCATTGTAATATTCATACGCAACATCCTCCAAACACTCGTTTTCACCGGATGACTTAATGAACCCTTGCgccacccaaaatttaatcaatttatGTACACAGATCCTATAATCAGGTGGGAACAAGCTACAATAAGCAAAACAATGCTTCAAATATGATGGGAGCACATCATAACTCAGTTTAAGTGTTGGTAAAATTTCATTTTCGTTTTGGCTTATTTTTGaaagtttcttttctttgaaattcaaccattctctttcgtgATGTTTGGTGCGCAACATCCCACCTATCGTCCTTATAGCAAGTGGAACTCCCCGACATTTTCTTGCAACCTCCATCCCAACTTCCTTAATTGTTGAATTCTCTGGCTCTTTTCCATCTATAAAAGCCATTTCCTTAAATAAAGACCAACTTTTCTTTTCATCCAAGCCCCTTAAGGTGTATGGTTTAGCTGTATCTGATGTCGTCGCAACGATTTCACTACGAGTGGTTATTAGGATTCTACTACCTTTTCCACCACCCATTAACAAGTACTTCAAGCTAAGCCATTTCTCTCGATCCTCATTCCACATATCATCCAGCACAAGTAGGTACTTCTTTCCATCTACTTTTCTCCTAAGCTCATTTTGCAACTGCTGTATCCCATTATGTTCAGATTGAAGGATTTTCTTAACAACTATATCCAACTCAAATGCATTAGAAACACATGTCCATATTTTCAACTCAAAATGATTTTGAACCACCTCATCGTTGAATATGAGTTGGGCAAGTGCAGTTTTTCCCAATCCTCCAAATCCAACTATGGAAATGGTTGACACAATCTCAGTTGAGATGGGATCCAACAAGAGTTGGACAATTGCCCTtttatctttctctctccctataataatattttctttagGGACAAATGAGTGAGTGACCCTCTCTCTCCTTTGAAATGGTGTATCTTCACGATGTACTTCTAAGTAAAAAGTTTTAGGAGATGCAATCTCACGAAGTCTCTCGTTAATATCTTTTATCTTACGACCCATCTTCAGCCCAAAAACAAATTGATTTGAGCTAGAAAAGAAAATACGCACCTGTAAGAATTTGAGTAAACATAATCATTATTTCGATAGAATTgtattaattaagttaataaagTTCTGTAATGGTAAGTTATATAAAACATTCTGAACAATAATATAGAAGACTTATTGTAGTTCATTATGAGTTATCGAGAAACTTAGTGTATTCCTAATAGATGGATATCAATAGGCTTATGTGACTATGAAAAGGTACTACGCAATGCAACCTCTCGAATCTTCTTGTTAATAGCTTTTATCTAATGATTCATCTTTCGTCAAAAAGCAAGTTGATTTGAACTAAAGAAGAAAATGCGTACCTCCTTCGACAGCTTAGCATTGTCACTCATCACCTGTCTTCGTTGAACTTCGGTATTAAACTCATCCAGCACGTCATCGGCTTCATAAACTGCATCTTCTACGCTTTCGAGCCACAGTTTGATTGCATTGCTGCTGGTTCGCTTTTGCTCAGCGTCAAGAAGAATAGCTTGGAAACTGGCAACCGTCTCCTTGAGCTTGTTGAGCTCATCTTGGACACCCCAAATCGATGCAATCTTTTGGAAAGCACGGTTGCCGAGCCTTGCAATGATCCGTTCTGTAATGTTGAAGAGAACTCCTTCTGCCATTTCTTGTATTCAGGACAAGCAAAAACTCAAGTGAAGTGAATTAGAATGAAGGTTGTAATTAAGAATATGATTTTGCAGAGTGGAAAATGGCTCCTCGTGCAAGTCTTTATATGCCCATCTCTCGCCACTCACACATCATGTGTTACAGCTGGCCTTAATaaatgaaaattgatttttaatgcCAGTTGCGTCCTTCACAAATTATAGCCGTTGGTTCctgtccttttcttttcctcctcTACTTTTGTGCCCTAGTAGCTAGTAAAGTTTTGGCTTGTGCTCTACTAAAGCTTGTGTGGTGTCTTTCATTTGATTTCCAGCGCATGTTCTCTCCCCCACCACTCCCTGGGCCCACACGCTATTATAACCCGCCATCATTTGTACACCCACCGCTGGACGTATCTACCTTCACCACAATtaatgttattcatatcatatttttatattatattttcatatcattttAGGTGGTATTTAATGTGAATattcatattatttgaattaattagatttctaaatttaattcatttaataaactagtaattaagaaaaattaattaattaaattatgattgtgCTATACGATAAGAAGTATTTCTCATTCATTTCCTTAGATTttgtaaaattttcaaataatgtcGCTATTTATATCATATATCAACTAAGTTGCTATagaaatatggtacaaaaataCAGTATAAGTAGCATTACTCTACCCAGCACTTCCAAATGGAAGCAACCAGTCCAATTTTATTTGTATCTTCGGTATGAATTTATACACCCAACGCGGCACGTTTCTGACACCTTCTTGCAGCTTTCTTTCTGCTGAGAAAATTAAATCTCCTTCAATTTCTAGTTTCAAAAAAATAAGGTTTTGGCTTTTGTGcctgtctttttctttttcattttcttttcctctACTTTTGTGcctgtctttttctttttcattttcttttcctctAGTTTTGTGCCCTAGTAGCTAGGAAAGTTTTTGCTAGTGCTCTACAAAAGCTCGTAAGgtgtaaaattgttttgaagTAAACTTGAATCCTGCTAAAATTATGTAACCGTTAGACGATTGCCAGTTAAGCAACATTATACGTTAAAAGTAAAAGGAACGATGAGATGCTTTGGCCTCTTGGCCCGGGAATGTTATTCtcagtttaccaaaaaaaaaaaaaaaaggaacgatGAGATATCATAATGTACATTTATGTTGatgtatgttgatgatataatgCTAATAGACTAAAGAAAGTCATAAATTGGAGTCCATTTGGAATGAGGAAATTTCAAACCTCAatccattattattattattattattactacttgaacaaacgatattatttacattaaggagATGGGAAGGTAGACTAAGTCTTACAATAGGCTatcaataatgtagttcaaatttgtcgctgatgagaatcgaacctaagaacTATCAATTACAAATctagaagaatatcactagaccgtaatactaaataACTTATCAATGTAATATTTTTATGATTTCATATAATATGACATGcttatttatataaaatagGAAGTAGAACCATTCTAATTCTTGAGTTTCTTGCGTTTACTAAAAAATATCTacataaacaaaagaaacaagaagtacttcaaagaaGCAAATTGACTCGTTTTACATACCATCTAACATATTATGGTGATGATGGAAAATTCACAATCGAAAACTTAGTAAGCAAAGCGAAAATAAGATAAAACTCTTGTCTAACGGTCACTAGCGGAGCCAATGCCCGCCCGGGGGGCGGCATTGGCATGCCTTGACCCCAATAGGTTTGTAAATTTATCCTTTTGAAAATTTTTCCGACCAATATAACTACATAACAGCAATTGATGAAATATTAGGCATTGGAATATTATATATTAGTAGCAGCAGATGAAATTATAGAAAATCCATAATTTTTCATTAGTTAATTCCAAATTTCATTGGGCATTGGACATAATTTTCCATTAGTTCATTAACTTACTTCCATTAGCCAAGCCTCCAACACTAAAGACCAAAAGTACCCCATTCCACTTTAATTAAAGAATAACTTGAATGGTTAACACATTCTATTCCTTTTCCACAAGTTAAGGCAAAAACAAATTATGTTCGACAAAGGAAGTAAAAAATTGGGGTTCATTTGGAAGAGGAAATTTCAAACCTCAATCCAATATTTTTATGATTTCATATAATATAGCATGCTTatttatacaaaatataaattaaaatcaTTTCGATTATTCAATTTCATGCGCTTACTAAAACATGATATGCTTTATTTATAAAGAATTAAATGGATCCCATGCATTATATGcatgtaaatataaaaaatttaaaagaaaaaatatatagaaaagagaaaagtggggtttttattattattttttttttaaaatcagaAATGCTATAATAATATGTAGGcaatgtttgaaaaaaaaaaacatcaaaacttAGTTGGTAAGAAATTGCATTACCGCTCCAAATTCATAATCAACATTAGATAACCAGACCTTATAGATTATTCTCCTAGTCTTTTCGATTTCCTTAATAAGGTAAGCTTGGATCCATCTTATACTCAAAACTAGAGAAAAAAATAGAGGGGAGAGTTTCGTCTTCTTCTTGGTATGCATTGTCCAATGGTGAACTCTGATTTTTTGTCGTGTCTTTCATTTGATTTCCAGCACATGTTCTCTCCCCCACCGCTGCCTGGGCCCACACGCTGTTATAACCCGCCATTATTTGTACACCCACCGCTAGACGTTTCTACCCCGCACGAGTAATGCTATTTATATCATATTTTTGTACAATATTTTCATACCATcttaggtggcatttgatgtggacatctatattatttgaattaatcagatttttaaatttatttcattatttaataaactgataattaagaaaaattaattaattaaatgatgattatggTATACGAGAAATCTTTCTTAttcatttccttgggttttgcaaattttttaaatgatgtGGCTATCCACATCAGATACTACCTAAGGTGCTATAGAAATGTGGAACAAAAATatagtatgaataacattactccaCCCAGCACTTCCAAATGGAAGCAACCAGTCCAATTTTATTTGTATCTTCAGTACGAATTTATACATCTAGCGCTGCTCGTTTCTGACGCCTTCTTTCAGCTTTCTTTCAGCTGAGAAAATTAAATCTCCTT belongs to Malus sylvestris chromosome 17, drMalSylv7.2, whole genome shotgun sequence and includes:
- the LOC126610537 gene encoding putative disease resistance protein RGA3, yielding MAEGVLFNITERIIARLGNRAFQKIASIWGVQDELNKLKETVASFQAILLDAEQKRTSSNAIKLWLESVEDAVYEADDVLDEFNTEVQRRQVMSDNAKLSKEVRIFFSSSNQFVFGLKMGRKIKDINERLREIASPKTFYLEVHREDTPFQRRERVTHSFVPKENIIIGREKDKRAIVQLLLDPISTEIVSTISIVGFGGLGKTALAQLIFNDEVVQNHFELKIWTCVSNAFELDIVVKKILQSEHNGIQQLQNELRRKVDGKKYLLVLDDMWNEDREKWLSLKYLLMGGGKGSRILITTRSEIVATTSDTAKPYTLRGLDEKKSWSLFKEMAFIDGKEPENSTIKEVGMEVARKCRGVPLAIRTIGGMLRTKHHEREWLNFKEKKLSKISQNENEILPTLKLSYDVLPSYLKHCFAYCSLFPPDYRICVHKLIKFWVAQGFIKSSGENECLEDVAYEYYNELLCRSFFQEEKKDMFGISCKMHDLMNELAILVSGVKSVVVEPNQKNFHEKLRHVSLNFDIELSNWEVPTSLLKACKIRTFLFLCQGSFSGINWRLHDSSFATIISNFKSLRMLSLNRLRIKRVPKCLKKMKHLRYFDLSGNPIKRIPDWIVGLSNLETLDLTWCQSLEELPRNIKKMINLRHLILKHCLGLSGMPRGIGELKGVRTLNRFVSRESNCLGRGGSAGLAELGTLNELRGELEIDKLSHHVVSESNVGTPLKDKQHLHELNLLWKGGEDANAVDEEDIIKSMEVLQPHSNLKQLTVCYYRGVRFASWFSSLINIVNLILVSCRCQHLPPLDHLPFLKKLDLEWLDKLEYILLSENESSNSMSDEMMRISFFPSLESLVIHHCPVLKGWWRAHTHNSASSSSSTENLSLPSFPSLSNLSIICCPNLTSIPLYPNVEYIYLCKSSWKVVDSLFVRGASDITHDVGVDVSASSSSHRPSKLIHLSLFGIEDLASLPEEICNLTSLQKLVISEWSNLALPEEISNLTSLQHLEIWNCSNLASLPEGIRGLLCLNTLIIRGCPVLRERCKKETGEDWFKIAHIPHIDSF